From one Treponema denticola genomic stretch:
- a CDS encoding ATP-binding protein → MDFDFSRKIPIGVQSFEKMRNDKYLYVDKTKYVYNLVCTSSPYFLSRPRRFGKSLFLSTLKAYFLGQKELFKGLYIEKAEEKRAEIEKTDAWVEYPVLYMDFNIGRYDEPNSLKSHLNIVLSQFEEIYGANKQEEEPAQRFAGIVQRAYEKTGKQVVILVDEYDKPLLQTMGVNEALNEEFRNTLKAFYSVTKTCDQYIRFAFLTGVTKFSKVSIFSDLNNLQDISMLNDYAEICGLTQTEIEKTFKPEIERLATNTKNSYDKMLEELKKRYDGYKFSVLGESVYNPFSILNTLNSGELKNYWFSTGTPTFLVNYLKDAYYNIPDLDGNVELNEAGIELYRADAKNPLPILFQSGYLTIKEYIEEVNMYRLGFPNDEVRYGFLENLVPAYSSLRPDETGVSIWKFVEDIRAGNVDDFMERMQAIIAGVPYDNLPKDKLKLREQNYQTAVYLIFKLMGQFVETEIHCAKGRADCIVHTKDSIYIFEFKLMSAGSADDAIAQIKEKGYASQFKAEGKKLILIGSSFDEEERTIGEWKMEEV, encoded by the coding sequence ATGGATTTTGATTTTTCGCGCAAGATACCCATCGGGGTACAGAGCTTTGAAAAGATGAGGAATGATAAATATTTATATGTAGATAAAACTAAATATGTGTATAATCTAGTGTGTACTTCCTCCCCATACTTTTTAAGCCGTCCCCGCCGTTTCGGTAAAAGCCTTTTTCTCTCGACACTCAAGGCCTATTTTTTAGGGCAAAAAGAGCTTTTTAAGGGTTTGTACATCGAAAAAGCCGAAGAAAAGCGAGCCGAAATAGAAAAGACAGACGCTTGGGTTGAATACCCCGTTTTGTATATGGATTTTAACATAGGCAGGTATGATGAGCCTAATTCTTTAAAAAGTCATTTGAACATTGTCCTAAGCCAATTTGAAGAAATATATGGAGCCAATAAACAAGAAGAAGAACCAGCCCAACGTTTTGCAGGTATAGTACAGCGTGCTTATGAAAAAACCGGCAAGCAGGTAGTTATTCTTGTGGACGAATATGATAAGCCCCTTTTGCAGACCATGGGTGTAAACGAGGCTCTAAACGAAGAATTCCGCAATACCCTTAAAGCCTTTTATTCTGTAACTAAAACATGCGATCAATATATCCGCTTTGCTTTTTTAACCGGTGTAACGAAGTTCAGTAAAGTAAGTATCTTCAGTGATTTAAATAATCTGCAAGATATAAGTATGCTGAATGACTATGCCGAAATATGCGGACTAACTCAAACTGAGATAGAAAAAACCTTTAAGCCTGAAATAGAAAGACTGGCAACGAACACCAAAAACAGCTATGATAAAATGCTTGAAGAACTAAAAAAGCGGTATGACGGCTATAAGTTTAGTGTTTTAGGAGAATCGGTCTATAACCCCTTTAGCATATTAAATACTCTTAATTCAGGAGAATTAAAAAACTATTGGTTTTCCACAGGCACACCGACCTTTTTGGTAAATTACCTAAAAGATGCTTATTACAATATTCCCGACTTAGACGGAAATGTTGAATTAAATGAAGCAGGAATAGAACTGTACCGTGCAGATGCAAAAAATCCATTACCGATATTGTTTCAATCGGGCTACTTAACGATAAAAGAATACATAGAAGAAGTTAATATGTATCGGTTGGGCTTTCCTAATGATGAGGTGCGTTACGGCTTTTTAGAAAATCTTGTACCTGCTTATTCTTCACTTAGACCCGATGAAACCGGAGTTTCGATATGGAAGTTTGTAGAAGATATCAGGGCCGGAAATGTGGATGATTTTATGGAAAGGATGCAGGCGATAATAGCAGGCGTTCCTTACGATAACCTTCCAAAAGATAAACTTAAATTGAGGGAGCAAAACTACCAGACTGCTGTTTACCTAATCTTTAAGTTGATGGGGCAATTTGTAGAAACTGAAATACACTGTGCAAAGGGCCGAGCCGATTGTATAGTACATACTAAAGATTCAATATACATCTTTGAGTTTAAGCTGATGAGTGCAGGAAGTGCTGATGATGCAATAGCCCAAATAAAAGAGAAAGGTTATGCTTCTCAATTTAAGGCAGAGGGCAAAAAGCTAATTCTAATAGGTTCAAGCTTTGATGAAGAAGAAAGAACTATCGGCGAATGGAAGATGGAAGAGGTTTAG
- a CDS encoding ATP-binding protein — translation MDFDFSRKIPIGVQSFEVMRNDKFLYVDKTPFLFKLAHSNRVYFLSRPRRFGKSLFLSTLKNYFLGQKELFKGLYIEKAEEKRAEIEKTEAWVEYPVLYMDFNVGRYDLDGALAESLDYFLKKQEKVYGLKNEGGSFGKRFQSLIETAYNKTGRQAVILVDEYDKPLLQTMGVNEALNEEYRNTLKAFYSVIKTCDQYIRFAFLTGVTKFSKVSIFSDLNNLQDISMLNDYAEICGLTQGEIEKTFKPEIERLATNTKNSYDKMLEELKKRYDGYKFSVLGESVYNPFSILNTLNSGELKNYWFSTGTPTFLVNYLKDAYYNIPDLDGNVELNEAGIELYRADAKDPLPILFQSGYLTIKEYIENGNIYRLGFPNDEVRYGFLENLVPAYSSLRPYETASSVWKFVEDIRAGNVDSFMERMQAIIAGVPYDNLPKDKLKLREQNYQTAVYLIFKLMGQFVQTEIHCSKGRADCIVHTKDSIYIFEFKLMSAGTAEDAIVQIKEKGYTAQFKTSGKKLILIGSSFDEEERTIGDWKFIEQS, via the coding sequence ATGGATTTTGATTTTTCGCGCAAGATACCGATAGGGGTACAAAGTTTTGAGGTAATGCGTAACGATAAATTTCTCTATGTCGATAAAACACCTTTTTTATTTAAACTTGCTCATTCCAACCGCGTATACTTTTTAAGCCGCCCCCGCCGCTTCGGTAAAAGTCTTTTTCTCTCGACTCTTAAAAACTATTTTTTAGGCCAAAAAGAGCTTTTTAAGGGCTTGTACATCGAAAAGGCCGAAGAAAAGCGAGCCGAAATCGAAAAAACAGAAGCATGGGTGGAATACCCTGTTTTGTATATGGATTTTAATGTGGGCCGATATGACTTGGATGGTGCTTTAGCAGAAAGTTTAGATTATTTTTTAAAAAAGCAAGAAAAAGTCTACGGCTTAAAAAATGAAGGCGGTTCTTTTGGAAAGCGCTTTCAGTCACTCATAGAAACCGCCTACAATAAGACCGGCCGCCAAGCGGTTATTCTCGTAGACGAATATGATAAGCCTCTTTTACAGACCATGGGCGTAAACGAAGCCTTAAATGAAGAATACCGAAACACTCTAAAAGCCTTTTATTCGGTCATAAAAACTTGCGACCAATATATCCGCTTTGCTTTTTTGACCGGTGTAACGAAGTTTAGTAAGGTAAGTATCTTCAGCGATTTAAATAATCTTCAAGATATAAGTATGCTGAATGACTATGCCGAAATATGCGGCCTAACTCAAGGAGAGATAGAAAAAACCTTTAAGCCTGAAATAGAAAGACTGGCAACGAACACCAAAAACAGCTATGATAAAATGCTTGAAGAACTAAAAAAGCGTTATGACGGCTATAAGTTCAGTGTTTTAGGAGAATCGGTATATAATCCTTTTAGCATATTAAATACTCTTAATTCAGGAGAATTAAAAAACTATTGGTTTTCCACGGGCACGCCGACCTTTTTGGTAAACTACCTAAAAGATGCCTATTACAATATTCCCGACTTAGACGGAAATGTTGAATTAAATGAGGCGGGGATAGAATTATATAGGGCTGATGCAAAAGACCCCTTACCTATACTTTTTCAATCGGGCTATTTAACGATAAAGGAATATATAGAAAATGGCAATATCTACCGTTTAGGTTTTCCTAATGATGAGGTGCGTTACGGCTTTTTAGAAAACCTTGTACCTGCCTATTCTTCACTTCGGCCTTATGAAACGGCTTCATCCGTATGGAAGTTTGTAGAAGATATCCGAGCCGGAAATGTCGATAGCTTTATGGAAAGGATGCAGGCGATAATAGCAGGTGTTCCTTACGATAACCTTCCAAAAGACAAGCTTAAATTGAGGGAGCAAAATTACCAGACTGCCGTGTATTTAATCTTTAAGTTGATGGGTCAATTTGTGCAAACTGAAATACACTGCTCAAAGGGCCGAGCCGACTGTATAGTGCACACTAAAGATTCAATATACATCTTTGAGTTTAAGTTGATGAGTGCAGGCACGGCAGAAGATGCAATAGTCCAAATAAAAGAGAAGGGCTATACCGCTCAGTTTAAAACAAGCGGCAAAAAGCTAATTCTAATAGGTTCAAGCTTTGATGAAGAAGAAAGAACTATCGGCGACTGGAAATTTATAGAACAATCATAA
- a CDS encoding ATP-binding protein → MDFDFSRKIPIGVQSFEVMRNDKFLYVDKTPFLFKLAHSNRVYFLSRPRRFGKSLFLSTLKNYFLGQKELFKGLYVEKAEEKRAEIEKTEAWVEYPVLYMDFNTKYYKNTEALLTIINLHLDDWEKLYNLTKTSGEIEDRFKAVISALYQKTGKQVVILVDEYDKPLLQTMGVNEALNEEYRNTLKAFYSVIKTCDQYIRFAFLTGVTKFSKVSIFSDLNNLQDISMITEYSDICGITDEELKLNFEPEIKTLGERKKKNLAETLLELKKKYDGYVFAKEGVSVYNPFSVLSAFSAKDLGNYWFATGTPTFLVNYLKDAYYNIPDLDGNVELNEAGIELYRADAKDPLPILFQSGYLTIKEYVENGNIYRLGFPNDEVRYGFLENLVPAYSSLRPYETASSVWKFVEDIRAGNIDEFMERMQAIIAGVPYDNLPKDKLKLREQNYQTAVYLIFKLMGQFVETEIHCAKGRADCIVHTKDSIYIFEFKLMSAGTAEDAIVQIKEKGYASQFKAESKRIILIGSSFDEEERTIGEWKMEEV, encoded by the coding sequence ATGGATTTTGATTTTTCGCGCAAGATACCGATAGGGGTACAAAGTTTTGAGGTAATGCGTAACGATAAATTTCTCTACGTTGATAAAACACCTTTTTTATTTAAACTTGCTCATTCCAATCGCGTATACTTTTTAAGCCGTCCCCGCCGGTTTGGAAAAAGTCTTTTTCTCTCGACTCTTAAAAACTATTTTTTAGGGCAAAAAGAGCTTTTTAAGGGTTTGTATGTCGAAAAAGCCGAAGAAAAGCGAGCCGAAATCGAGAAGACAGAAGCTTGGGTAGAGTACCCTGTTTTGTACATGGATTTTAATACAAAATATTATAAGAACACAGAAGCTCTTTTAACAATTATAAATTTACACTTAGATGACTGGGAAAAACTTTATAATCTTACAAAGACTTCCGGAGAAATTGAAGATAGATTTAAAGCTGTAATTTCAGCCTTATATCAAAAAACCGGCAAGCAGGTGGTTATCCTAGTTGATGAGTATGATAAACCTCTTTTACAAACAATGGGTGTAAATGAAGCTCTAAATGAAGAATACCGTAATACCCTCAAGGCCTTTTATTCGGTTATAAAAACCTGTGACCAATATATCCGTTTTGCTTTTTTAACAGGGGTAACAAAGTTCAGTAAGGTAAGCATATTCAGCGATTTAAATAATCTGCAAGATATAAGTATGATAACCGAGTACAGCGATATTTGCGGTATAACCGATGAAGAGTTAAAACTTAACTTTGAACCCGAAATAAAAACTTTGGGCGAAAGAAAGAAGAAAAACCTTGCTGAAACGTTATTGGAATTAAAAAAGAAATATGACGGCTATGTATTTGCAAAAGAAGGAGTAAGCGTATATAATCCTTTCAGTGTTTTAAGTGCTTTTTCTGCAAAGGACTTAGGCAATTACTGGTTCGCCACAGGAACGCCGACCTTTTTAGTAAACTACCTAAAAGATGCATATTACAATATTCCCGACTTAGACGGAAATGTTGAATTAAATGAAGCGGGGATAGAATTATATAGGGCTGATGCAAAAGACCCCTTACCTATACTTTTTCAATCGGGCTATTTAACGATAAAGGAATATGTAGAAAATGGCAATATCTACCGTTTAGGTTTTCCTAATGATGAGGTGAGATACGGCTTTTTAGAAAACCTTGTACCTGCCTATTCTTCACTTCGTCCTTATGAAACGGCTTCATCCGTATGGAAGTTTGTAGAGGATATTCGTGCCGGAAATATTGATGAGTTTATGGAAAGGATGCAGGCGATAATAGCAGGTGTTCCTTACGATAACCTTCCAAAAGATAAACTTAAATTGAGGGAGCAAAACTATCAGACTGCCGTTTACCTAATCTTTAAGTTGATGGGGCAATTTGTAGAAACTGAAATACACTGTGCAAAGGGCAGAGCCGATTGTATAGTGCATACTAAAGATTCAATATACATCTTTGAGTTTAAGCTGATGAGTGCAGGCACGGCAGAAGATGCAATAGTCCAAATAAAAGAGAAGGGTTATGCTTCTCAATTTAAGGCAGAGAGCAAAAGAATAATTCTGATAGGTTCGAGCTTTGATGAAGAAGAAAGAACTATCGGCGAATGGAAGATGGAAGAGGTTTAG
- a CDS encoding major outer sheath protein Msp codes for MKKILSILMILVLVGGVAFAQVEPTFTGEATLSWGIDLGKGTDKDGSAKLSHGFLNEASASVSLPFVKSGASKGEGDVYAYIDLSKVNLGLSADMKGAKATGKVGAVNAKIVFYGAYITLYNAPNMTTDYATRIVNGDNYDPFKTGFEGYGTKIGYANKEVMDLDVGLKFVSNGSWKDRDGNVAKQFVKKITVTGATGWVQVPDGHTLERLGAPVVPLAVFKDYVKVPGGEYELYKDPYTKKDENGKYGFGIDFHMTPVEKYLTVDANFNMTFDARKKYQKTNTDWNDSAAMNFGVNLKSSPLDGLNLVLGFDGGSAYAYTDKDGKTSGIFAWALGFGADYKVEKVGTFDFGVYVASKATPYGKDTVVDADKGIKDGTDMAMTFGYSGLPIVEGLDIHARVNVFRLLSQISDAAKKGGNTIPVGLNVGVAYTAKISDSMSIKPYADVWGETNADAYADGTAPADQKAYFGLAYKLGVAFMPMERLTIDASWMHGKLGTDDNLGVGKVTPVQHKANNGKFILSAKITF; via the coding sequence ATGAAAAAAATTCTGTCAATTTTGATGATTTTGGTACTCGTGGGCGGAGTTGCTTTTGCCCAAGTAGAACCTACTTTTACAGGTGAAGCTACTCTTTCATGGGGTATTGACCTCGGAAAAGGTACGGATAAAGACGGCAGTGCAAAGCTTTCACACGGTTTCTTGAATGAGGCTTCTGCTTCCGTAAGTCTTCCGTTTGTAAAAAGCGGTGCTTCAAAAGGTGAGGGTGATGTATATGCCTATATCGACCTTTCAAAGGTAAACCTTGGTCTTTCTGCAGACATGAAAGGTGCTAAAGCTACAGGAAAAGTCGGTGCAGTAAATGCAAAAATTGTATTTTATGGTGCTTATATAACATTGTACAATGCTCCTAATATGACTACAGACTATGCAACACGCATCGTAAATGGTGATAACTATGATCCTTTTAAAACAGGGTTTGAAGGTTACGGAACAAAGATCGGTTATGCCAACAAGGAAGTGATGGATCTTGATGTAGGTCTTAAGTTTGTTTCCAACGGTTCTTGGAAAGACAGAGATGGTAATGTAGCAAAACAGTTTGTTAAAAAGATTACTGTAACTGGTGCTACTGGTTGGGTTCAGGTTCCTGATGGTCACACATTAGAAAGGCTTGGTGCACCTGTTGTTCCCCTTGCTGTTTTTAAGGACTATGTAAAGGTTCCAGGTGGTGAGTATGAACTTTATAAAGATCCTTACACAAAAAAGGATGAAAATGGAAAATATGGTTTTGGTATTGATTTCCATATGACTCCTGTTGAAAAATACTTAACTGTAGATGCTAACTTCAATATGACTTTTGATGCAAGGAAGAAATATCAAAAAACTAATACTGATTGGAACGACAGTGCTGCAATGAACTTCGGTGTTAACCTTAAATCTTCACCCCTCGATGGCTTGAACCTGGTATTGGGCTTTGACGGCGGCAGTGCTTATGCATATACAGACAAAGATGGTAAAACTTCAGGAATTTTTGCTTGGGCATTAGGATTCGGAGCTGATTATAAAGTCGAAAAAGTAGGTACATTCGACTTCGGTGTTTATGTTGCTTCTAAAGCTACTCCCTATGGAAAAGACACTGTAGTAGATGCTGACAAAGGCATAAAAGATGGCACGGATATGGCTATGACCTTCGGTTATTCCGGTCTTCCTATCGTAGAAGGTTTGGACATACATGCACGTGTAAACGTATTCCGCCTTTTGAGCCAGATATCAGATGCTGCGAAGAAGGGTGGAAACACTATTCCTGTAGGTCTTAATGTAGGTGTTGCTTATACGGCTAAAATCTCGGATTCTATGTCAATTAAACCTTATGCTGATGTTTGGGGCGAAACAAATGCTGATGCATATGCAGATGGTACAGCTCCTGCAGATCAAAAGGCTTACTTTGGTCTTGCATACAAACTCGGTGTTGCATTTATGCCCATGGAACGCTTGACAATTGATGCAAGCTGGATGCATGGTAAACTTGGTACAGATGATAACTTAGGAGTAGGAAAGGTTACCCCTGTTCAGCACAAGGCTAATAACGGTAAGTTCATCTTATCAGCAAAAATTACTTTCTAA
- the gltA gene encoding NADPH-dependent glutamate synthase: MENINKECHKHISHEELSDRAKQLWADLKGKTLTPKERTQIPIQEMPTLDPHKRASLMNEVAMGYTDEQARIEAERCLNCKNKPCVKGCPVGIPIPEFIAEIQKGDYKKAVDIIKTTNLLPAICGRVCPQEKQCQAFCTVGKMLKSTEQAVAIGRLERFVADWERNNNKITIPPVAPETGKKVAIIGSGPAGLTVAADVRREGHSVTVFEAFHKTGGVMVYGIPEFRLPKEIVAKEVENLEKMGVEFKTNFLVGRTETLEQLLKEDGYDAAFIGTGAGLPKFMGIEGENLIGVFSANEYLTRANLMKAYDATHSDTPLYEAETLAVIGGGNVAMDAARMGYRLGCKKVYCIYRRTRAEMPARIEEVAHAEEEGVEFCFLQNPTKIIGDEEGKVCAIEVLDYELGEPDESGRRKPVAKPGTEHQIKVDAVIVALGNDSNPLMAQTSHGLEVTKKGNIVVDESQKTSIEGVWAGGDIVLGAATVILAMGEGRKAAAAINEYLKTK; the protein is encoded by the coding sequence ATGGAAAATATAAATAAAGAATGTCATAAACACATAAGCCATGAAGAGCTTTCAGATCGGGCCAAACAGCTTTGGGCCGACTTAAAGGGCAAAACCTTAACCCCTAAAGAAAGGACTCAGATTCCTATTCAGGAAATGCCGACCCTCGATCCCCATAAAAGAGCCTCGTTGATGAATGAGGTTGCTATGGGCTATACCGATGAACAGGCCCGCATTGAGGCGGAAAGATGCTTAAACTGCAAAAACAAGCCCTGCGTTAAAGGCTGCCCCGTAGGTATACCGATTCCTGAATTTATTGCCGAAATCCAAAAAGGCGATTATAAAAAGGCTGTCGATATTATAAAAACAACAAACCTCTTACCTGCAATTTGCGGACGCGTTTGTCCACAAGAAAAGCAGTGCCAAGCTTTTTGTACTGTAGGTAAGATGCTCAAATCCACGGAACAGGCTGTAGCCATCGGCCGTCTTGAACGCTTTGTCGCCGACTGGGAAAGAAACAATAATAAGATTACCATTCCGCCCGTTGCTCCCGAAACCGGAAAAAAAGTTGCTATCATCGGTTCAGGCCCTGCCGGTTTGACCGTTGCAGCAGATGTCCGCAGGGAAGGCCACTCGGTAACCGTCTTTGAAGCCTTCCACAAAACAGGCGGCGTTATGGTTTACGGAATCCCCGAATTCCGCTTGCCGAAAGAAATCGTTGCAAAGGAAGTCGAAAACCTCGAAAAGATGGGCGTTGAATTCAAAACCAACTTCTTGGTAGGAAGAACCGAAACCCTTGAGCAGCTTTTAAAAGAAGACGGATATGATGCCGCCTTTATCGGAACCGGTGCCGGTCTTCCCAAATTTATGGGAATTGAAGGCGAAAACCTCATCGGTGTTTTTAGTGCAAACGAATATTTGACAAGGGCTAACCTTATGAAGGCCTATGATGCAACACACTCCGATACCCCTCTTTATGAGGCTGAAACCTTGGCCGTAATCGGAGGCGGAAATGTTGCTATGGATGCCGCAAGAATGGGATACCGCCTTGGCTGTAAGAAGGTTTACTGTATTTACCGCCGAACCCGTGCCGAAATGCCCGCCCGAATCGAAGAAGTTGCCCACGCCGAGGAAGAAGGCGTAGAGTTCTGCTTCCTTCAAAATCCCACAAAAATAATCGGAGATGAAGAAGGAAAGGTTTGTGCAATCGAAGTCTTAGACTACGAATTGGGTGAACCTGATGAGTCAGGCAGAAGAAAGCCTGTAGCAAAACCCGGTACCGAGCACCAAATAAAGGTAGATGCCGTAATCGTTGCCCTCGGAAACGACTCCAACCCCCTCATGGCTCAAACAAGTCACGGCTTGGAAGTTACCAAAAAGGGAAACATTGTCGTTGATGAAAGCCAAAAAACCTCGATCGAGGGAGTTTGGGCAGGAGGCGACATAGTTTTAGGTGCCGCTACCGTAATTCTTGCAATGGGCGAAGGCCGAAAAGCCGCTGCTGCAATTAACGAATATTTAAAGACAAAATAA